From Acidianus brierleyi:
ATAACTCCTAAGCGTGTGGATATCGCTTCTAATATAGTGCTAACAACTGCACCTAGACTTAAGCCAATATTATATATTTTAAGTAGCTTGGTGTTAACATTTTGTTCGTTAGCAATGCTGGATGCAATAGTAGTCATGGATGGTATTATAACGCCAAAGGATAGTCCAGCTAAAATTAATGATATAAAGAAAATATTCAAATTATTTATATTAAGCAAAATTAATGATATAGATAGAAACAAGAATGATAAAATCAAGATCTTCTTTGAGTAAATCAGATTAACTGAGAACATAGAAATTATTATTGAGACTAACACTAAAGATTCTGTTAATCCTAAGTCTTCTAGCGGGATATGATATTCAAATTTAGCAATTACTGGAGATAGTGTAAGTATTATATTATTAATTGCCCTTGAGATTAGGGCAGTTATTAACACAGATGTTAAAATGAAAGTGTATTTATTGCCCATAGCTTTTTTTACCTCTAGATGTGTCATATTTTAATATGTATAATTACCGCTTTTGAGGCAGACTTTTTGATAGTAATATCCTTTTGGAATATTATATTCTAATAAATGTAATAACTTATGCAAATAACAAGATCTAATTTTAAGTCCCCTATACGATAATAGATTATTACCTATGATTTCAAATTCGTAAATATTATTTTTAGTATATATTACTAATTTATCACTATCTATATATATATGCTTTGTATCAAGTTCGTATAATCTTTGGAAAATTTTAATCAGATTAAATATATTGATTTTAAATGATTTTTCGCATATATTTATCTCCATTGTTATCCTTAACTAATAATAGAGAAGTTTTTAAGTTTTATCGTTGTTTTTACGTTGTGGATCGCTTCAGAATTATACAAAAATTTTTAAGTAATTATGCAGAGTATTACCCATGGAAAAGAAGAACACTAGGGATTGGAGTACGATGAGAACGTGGTAACAAGATATAAGCTAATGTTCCCCTTCTACGTCTTCGAACACTGGTGGGAATTACTCCAGGAAGAGAACAGGTATGCTAAGACCAAGTACAAGGCACCAAAGGAGTTCAACGACTTCCTAGCATTCCTGCACTTGTTCTTACCCTACAGAGCAATAGAAGGAGTACTAAGCGCACTAGCAGAAATGAAGATAATACCGACAAGCCTAGATTAACAATATGGGAAAGGGTAAGAAACATGAATATTAATTTCCCTGAAGCAAGTGACGAACTTGAAGTAATAGCTGATGGTACTGGAATAAGCACAACAAGAGGAGGACAATACGTAGTAGCAAAGTGGGGCAAAAGGAGGGATTCAAAATTCCTTAAGATTGAAGTAGTTATGGAGAAGGACGAGTTCAAGATAGTAAGCGCTGAGGTGACGAGTAATGAGGCCGAATCTGCTTCAAATACTGTAAAGGACTTGAAGGAAAAGGGTAAGGAAGTTAAGAGGTTCTATGGCGATAAGGCTTATGATACTAACGAGATTTATAATCTTGGTGTTGATGTTGTTGTTCCTCCTAGGAAAGACGCTTCTACTAGGCGTGGTCATCCTGCTAGGCGTAAGGCTGTGCGCGAGTTCAAGAAGTTGGGTTATGAACGTTGGCGGGATGAGAAGGGTTATGGTAATAGGTGGTTGGTTGAATCCTTGTTCTCAGCGGTTAAGCGTACTTTTGGTGAGTCTGTTAGGGCTACGAGTTTTGCTGGTCAAGTTGTTGAGGCTAAGCTCAAGTTTTGGGCTTATGCTTGGATGATGTACATGGCCAACCTTGTTGTTGGTCGAGCTAAGGGCTTTGAGGTCAAGAAGTAGTATAGTAAATTATTTAGGAGAGATATTATTTTCTATAGAAAACATATTTTTACTGTATCATCCTATTGAAATATATTGAACGAACCCACAAAGCAGTATAATTCTGAAGCGATCCACAACGTAAGTTTTTGATGAATGTTTAAAAAATGAATTTATCGGCATCTTACAATCTTCCTATTTTGATTTTAACTAAGAAATGACTCAATTTTATCTAGCTTATCGTTACGATACCTTAACTCTCCAGTATCGCAATTGACTTCTACAAAAGCACCTGGTAATCCTGCATGCGCAAAGAAAGTCCTTTCATCTGGATCGCTAGAAACGTTACCTTTAAGGATATTACTTAAGGGATTCCAAGAACCTTTACAGTTCTCTTGAATAGAATCGGAAACACTCTTAATCTCGTTCTGAACTATAACGTTCAACATTGGGTTAATTTTATAGATATCGACTTTTTTGTTCAATTCGTCTAATTTTACTTGACTTTTCTTGTCTATATTGGAAACCTTCTTTATCATTTCTGCAACAACAAATGATTCGAAACCACGAGCAAATGAAAAATGAGGAATTACAGTTATTCTTGATGAATCATTTCTTATATCAATATTATTCTTGAAAAAGTCTACAGCAAAGTTTACGCGTTGGTCAAAATCATCCGAGAATGTATAGGCTGCAAGTAATGCTCCTTTATTAATGGCGTTAATGAAATATTTTGGGTTTGTACAGGATTTTTCATTTTTCATTTTTTTATGTAGTTCTTTTCCTAGCTTACTCTTCTCTTCTGCAGAATCTGAGTAAGGACGTAAAATACTATCGCTATAGCTAGGATAAACGAAAGAAGGTTGTATCTCTTTCTCTAATACTACATTAATATTGAGATCAGGAAATGGAGGTGATTTCCAACCTGGCGGATACGGATCTGAGTTAACTACTTTAATTTTACTATTATTAACTAGAGAATAAATATCCAATATTAAATTTACAGCATTAAATGTAAGGTATCCCATGTAATTTATACCGTGTGTTAAATCTAGAATAACTTCTACGTC
This genomic window contains:
- the csx1 gene encoding CRISPR-associated CARF protein Csx1, giving the protein MSKIKKILISLIGDPTNYHEANYHYNNYKKTSNFASSILIDKEELDKKILIGQYTLADTGNTFEDLQKESIKIIENKVKEINDFEKIISPGVFYSKKDSKKDKTLDFKGEIYNFYAYILYKLARIFEEIEGDVEVILDLTHGINYMGYLTFNAVNLILDIYSLVNNSKIKVVNSDPYPPGWKSPPFPDLNINVVLEKEIQPSFVYPSYSDSILRPYSDSAEEKSKLGKELHKKMKNEKSCTNPKYFINAINKGALLAAYTFSDDFDQRVNFAVDFFKNNIDIRNDSSRITVIPHFSFARGFESFVVAEMIKKVSNIDKKSQVKLDELNKKVDIYKINPMLNVIVQNEIKSVSDSIQENCKGSWNPLSNILKGNVSSDPDERTFFAHAGLPGAFVEVNCDTGELRYRNDKLDKIESFLS